In Planctomycetota bacterium, a genomic segment contains:
- a CDS encoding beta-hydroxyacyl-ACP dehydratase, translated as MAPIFLIGLDQFDITKIVFDSKVIEQANPHRFEMRLLDGILLFKPEEGLIVGYKDSRPDEFWVRGHIPGRPLMPGVLMIEAAAQLASFYYKMTEGKNDQRFLGFGGVNDVKFRHTVVPGDKLIILGKCLEMRSQRRIIFASQGVVNGKLAFESTIIGMAV; from the coding sequence ATGGCGCCTATTTTCCTTATCGGATTAGATCAGTTTGACATAACTAAAATCGTATTTGATTCTAAAGTAATCGAACAAGCCAACCCTCACCGGTTTGAAATGCGCTTATTAGATGGAATTCTCCTGTTCAAGCCTGAGGAAGGATTAATTGTCGGTTATAAAGACAGCCGCCCTGATGAATTCTGGGTGCGCGGCCATATTCCCGGACGGCCTCTTATGCCTGGCGTGTTAATGATAGAAGCGGCTGCCCAGCTAGCCAGCTTTTATTACAAAATGACGGAAGGGAAAAACGACCAGAGGTTTTTAGGGTTCGGGGGGGTCAATGACGTTAAATTCCGCCATACGGTTGTGCCGGGAGACAAGCTTATTATCCTGGGGAAATGCCTTGAAATGCGTTCCCAGCGGCGCATTATATTCGCCAGCCAGGGCGTGGTAAACGGCAAACTTGCGTTCGAATCGACTATTATCGGAATGGCCGTATAG
- a CDS encoding metallophosphoesterase family protein, with protein MLQAIIADVHSNIEAFTAVLDDVRAQGITEIISLGDLVGYGPNPVECIVKSLENNIINLYGNHELALFKDKTNFNPTAQRAINWTKEVINYNKRHPQVKHFFDSLQYEYKRDGVIYTHGSPRGEIDEYVIKKDDFFNLTPEVKASLKYNFELVETIGFVGHTHIPYICTSDFYLVHPEWQNYETYPLLLGTKTLINPGSVGQPRDGDPRASYAIFDGTNVIHRRVVYDIEKTVATMQSLMTLDKSLWIRLRKGT; from the coding sequence ATGTTACAAGCCATTATTGCCGATGTTCATTCCAATATAGAAGCCTTTACGGCGGTTCTGGATGACGTTAGAGCCCAGGGTATTACCGAAATAATTTCTCTGGGAGACTTGGTTGGTTACGGGCCGAATCCGGTTGAATGCATCGTTAAATCTCTTGAAAACAATATAATTAATCTTTACGGTAACCATGAATTGGCGCTTTTCAAGGATAAAACCAATTTTAACCCGACGGCGCAAAGGGCGATTAACTGGACTAAGGAAGTTATCAATTACAACAAAAGGCATCCGCAGGTAAAACATTTCTTTGATAGCCTTCAGTATGAATATAAAAGAGATGGTGTTATTTATACGCATGGTTCCCCTCGCGGCGAAATAGATGAATATGTGATTAAGAAGGATGATTTCTTCAACCTGACGCCCGAGGTGAAAGCGTCCCTTAAATATAATTTCGAACTGGTTGAAACTATCGGGTTTGTCGGGCATACTCACATTCCGTATATTTGCACGTCTGATTTTTACCTGGTGCATCCCGAATGGCAGAATTATGAAACGTATCCGTTGTTGTTGGGTACCAAAACGCTGATTAATCCCGGCTCGGTCGGGCAGCCGCGTGACGGTGACCCGAGGGCGTCTTATGCCATTTTCGACGGCACAAACGTGATTCACCGGAGGGTCGTTTATGATATCGAAAAGACGGTTGCCACGATGCAATCGCTGATGACGCTGGATAAATCCTTGTGGATAAGATTAAGAAAAGGCACTTGA
- the coaD gene encoding pantetheine-phosphate adenylyltransferase, with translation MSKAIYAGSFDPVTKGHIDVIERGGKIFSELIVAVADNLSKPPMFTKEERIKMIKSGVKKYKNVRVDSFEGLLIDYVRKQKTNIILRGIRTMSDFEYEFQMALTNRAIAPDIETVFVMTCEKFSYISSRLLKEAAILGADISKFVTPEVLTELNKKIKS, from the coding sequence ATGAGCAAAGCAATATACGCAGGTTCTTTTGACCCTGTAACCAAAGGACATATTGATGTTATTGAACGAGGGGGCAAGATTTTTTCCGAATTGATTGTAGCGGTAGCGGATAACCTTTCAAAACCGCCTATGTTTACCAAAGAAGAACGTATAAAAATGATAAAAAGCGGCGTAAAAAAGTATAAAAACGTCCGCGTTGATTCGTTCGAAGGGCTCTTGATAGATTATGTCCGTAAACAAAAAACAAATATCATATTAAGAGGCATCAGGACGATGTCAGATTTTGAATATGAATTTCAAATGGCGCTGACTAACCGGGCAATCGCACCGGATATCGAAACCGTATTTGTCATGACCTGTGAAAAGTTTTCTTATATAAGCTCCAGGCTCCTTAAAGAAGCCGCTATCTTGGGCGCTGATATATCAAAATTCGTCACCCCGGAAGTGTTGACGGAATTGAACAAAAAGATAAAGAGCTAA
- a CDS encoding acetyl-CoA decarbonylase/synthase complex subunit gamma, whose amino-acid sequence MALTGLDIYKMLPKTNCGKCGVPTCLAFAMSLASKKASLDKCPDVSAEAKNKLDSASMPPIQLVTIGTGDNKVEIGNETVLFRHEQTFYHPTGLAVEIADSLSASDITAKVKSVNALEFDRVGKKVKFELIAVTDKSNNPDKFAEAAKTVAANSKLAIILVSTNPAVMEAGVKLCEDRRPLLYGANAENYQAMAELARKYKCPLGVSGKNLDDLAELTTKITALGIKELVINPGSTELPKLLSDITQIRRLALKKTFRPLGFPIILFAPAVDTYQSVLFAGTFIAKYAGIVVMPEASLWQGLALVSLRQNIYTDPQKPIQVESKIYPVGNVTDQSPVLVTTNFSLTYFTVQPEIEASKVPTYIVVVNTEGMSVLTAFAADKFNEKIIAKAIADYKVSEVVKHKKLIIPGYVAVLSGKLEAESGWQVMVGPREASAIPSYLKNVWK is encoded by the coding sequence ATGGCATTGACAGGGTTAGATATCTATAAAATGTTGCCCAAGACAAACTGCGGGAAATGCGGAGTGCCCACCTGTCTGGCTTTTGCGATGTCTTTAGCCAGTAAGAAGGCTTCTCTGGATAAATGCCCGGATGTTTCAGCCGAGGCGAAGAATAAATTAGACAGCGCCTCCATGCCGCCCATTCAGTTGGTGACCATAGGAACCGGAGATAATAAGGTTGAAATCGGCAACGAGACGGTCCTTTTCCGGCATGAACAGACATTTTACCATCCGACCGGTTTGGCCGTGGAGATTGCGGATAGCCTTTCGGCTTCAGATATTACGGCGAAGGTTAAAAGTGTCAATGCCCTAGAATTCGACCGGGTTGGCAAGAAGGTTAAATTTGAGCTTATTGCCGTAACAGATAAAAGCAATAATCCGGATAAATTTGCTGAAGCCGCCAAGACGGTTGCGGCGAATTCAAAACTGGCGATTATTTTAGTAAGCACAAATCCGGCGGTGATGGAAGCGGGCGTAAAACTTTGCGAAGACCGGAGACCATTGCTTTACGGGGCAAATGCGGAAAATTACCAGGCAATGGCAGAGCTCGCAAGGAAATATAAATGCCCTTTAGGCGTTAGCGGAAAAAATCTGGATGATTTGGCTGAGTTGACCACGAAGATTACGGCACTGGGCATAAAAGAGTTGGTTATAAATCCGGGAAGCACGGAACTGCCTAAATTACTTTCGGATATTACGCAAATCAGGCGATTGGCTTTAAAGAAAACGTTCCGTCCGCTTGGTTTCCCGATAATTTTATTCGCTCCGGCCGTGGATACATATCAGTCCGTGCTTTTTGCAGGTACTTTTATTGCCAAGTATGCCGGCATTGTGGTCATGCCGGAAGCCTCTTTATGGCAGGGATTGGCTTTGGTTAGCCTCAGGCAGAATATTTATACCGACCCGCAGAAACCGATACAGGTGGAATCTAAGATTTATCCTGTTGGGAATGTCACCGACCAATCCCCGGTTTTGGTGACGACGAATTTCTCGCTTACATATTTTACGGTGCAACCGGAAATCGAGGCAAGTAAAGTACCGACTTATATTGTGGTTGTCAATACAGAAGGCATGTCTGTCCTGACTGCCTTTGCGGCCGATAAGTTTAATGAGAAAATAATTGCAAAGGCGATTGCCGATTACAAGGTTTCCGAAGTGGTAAAACATAAAAAGCTGATTATTCCGGGTTATGTGGCAGTCTTAAGCGGCAAGCTGGAAGCGGAATCAGGTTGGCAGGTAATGGTCGGCCCGAGGGAGGCTTCAGCCATTCCGTCATATTTAAAGAACGTCTGGAAGTAA
- a CDS encoding 2-oxoacid:acceptor oxidoreductase family protein, which produces MIEIRFHGRGGQGAVVASEILANAFFFEDNSVQTFPEFGVERRGAPVAAYLRIDKTQVLVRCKIYEPDHIIVLDPTLLNAIDVTVGLKPNAWILVNSNRKPEELGFPSKFRVATIDATSLAIKYNLGPRTSPIVNTAILGAFSNISRFMPIKVSMESICKAIKKKVPIQMENNIKAAQEAYNLVVTKEALLCPK; this is translated from the coding sequence ATGATTGAAATAAGATTCCACGGTCGAGGCGGACAGGGAGCAGTGGTTGCCTCGGAAATACTCGCCAACGCATTTTTCTTTGAAGACAATTCGGTCCAGACATTCCCGGAATTCGGAGTGGAACGCCGCGGCGCACCGGTGGCCGCCTATCTTCGCATAGATAAAACACAGGTCCTGGTCCGTTGCAAGATATACGAACCTGACCATATCATCGTCCTTGACCCGACACTGCTTAACGCGATTGATGTCACGGTGGGCTTAAAACCCAATGCCTGGATTCTGGTCAACAGCAACCGCAAACCGGAAGAACTTGGGTTCCCTTCCAAATTCCGCGTGGCAACCATAGACGCGACCAGCCTGGCTATCAAATACAACCTGGGGCCGAGGACTTCCCCTATCGTCAATACGGCCATACTCGGCGCGTTTTCCAATATCAGCCGTTTTATGCCGATTAAAGTATCCATGGAAAGCATTTGCAAAGCCATTAAGAAAAAAGTCCCGATTCAAATGGAAAATAATATCAAAGCCGCCCAGGAAGCTTATAATTTAGTCGTAACTAAAGAGGCATTATTATGTCCAAAATAA